The following are encoded together in the Hydrogenobacter sp. genome:
- a CDS encoding AAA family ATPase: MGFFEKLFQNRKAKPEEAIRVKVGDRDLVIQRDQELETDADARIEEFWIETIGVSEDGYWLLVGRRHGILQFYDWKGKLHRLPARPPAQVVTDIVFKGNYLALLTPPYLIIYYMYDKRHPETWKSIRFSQEGIRPSAGLDIKRGTLAFGTVGERIYFIELIGDMSVETIDFSGTFSYRDAHIGQLEVIKILEDGKLLLSGSDAVAIYDRAGNLLKNMTYPAKKCVCLRGNWAIFGYQNRLTIYDLVNQNEISSTELPIKPSQMDISPDGRFLFIADAEENKLGIFDLEALSIKIIEGFGYSVVRVSPDGSIYTCAYENTAEKRFYYLIKLSSNLPDFYYTEERRRQIVKNVESAYKVLYRKLSSLGSKDGIENLKEYTDLLSLDAPIREVREILSKADGDIKRAKTNLFIRSLKEKLLNDEVQESDLRELEEHIKISEGEERQKLEALKSDLLAYFERKLKEKLEKVSYALNKQELVDLKTAESIDEVKEARGFFLNLPRDLQLQAQEQLTKMIQERLLSSRLSRYKIVIEDGRILFGSESIGKFTGEKRRLPWRLQIEEKYNIDGQMYVRVSFERADGIVREPKRYSNILKAEELKHPPKWVKSYLRHLSGLFSYQEYRLPLFVSYEETPWFVQNLEKFTALVKEQLKYQEGILILEGDAGVGKNFLVEVFSALTGRPLYIIPCNSKMEREDITFMYEFDPKRGTKKVYSDLIKALQTPGAVIYFDEINTLPASLVKMFNPLFDYRRYMVLSSGEVVKARHDVILVGGMNPQNYLGVSELPQDIKSRSDIMYVDYPPFEGEGGFYYPDEAIILKDHVEELQDISYEEFTYLWYYVINSVKTELGQKVLTPQRERKLLMIFELLSIANAIRSAYRSYQMQKSEEPVEFVFSIRDTIRCARRLDRYGNAKRAVLETILPKVSSPLEREIIKDIADRSLSKP, encoded by the coding sequence ATGGGTTTTTTTGAAAAACTTTTTCAGAACAGAAAGGCTAAGCCAGAAGAAGCTATAAGAGTAAAAGTTGGAGATAGAGATCTTGTAATACAGAGGGATCAGGAGCTGGAAACGGATGCGGACGCACGCATAGAGGAGTTTTGGATAGAAACTATAGGTGTATCAGAGGACGGTTATTGGCTACTTGTAGGTAGAAGACACGGTATACTTCAGTTTTATGACTGGAAAGGAAAGCTTCACAGGCTTCCCGCAAGACCACCTGCGCAGGTAGTGACTGACATAGTATTCAAAGGCAACTACCTCGCACTTTTGACACCTCCCTATCTGATCATTTACTACATGTATGACAAGAGGCATCCGGAAACATGGAAGAGTATAAGGTTCTCTCAAGAGGGTATAAGACCATCCGCAGGACTTGATATAAAAAGAGGCACCCTCGCTTTCGGCACAGTAGGTGAAAGAATATACTTCATAGAGCTTATAGGAGATATGAGCGTTGAGACTATAGACTTTTCAGGCACCTTTAGTTACAGAGATGCACATATAGGACAGTTGGAGGTCATAAAGATACTTGAGGATGGAAAGTTACTCCTTTCGGGTAGCGATGCGGTAGCTATCTACGACAGAGCGGGGAATCTCTTGAAAAACATGACATATCCTGCAAAAAAGTGCGTGTGTTTAAGAGGGAATTGGGCAATCTTTGGATACCAAAACCGCCTCACTATTTACGATCTTGTCAATCAAAACGAGATCTCAAGCACAGAACTGCCTATAAAACCTTCTCAGATGGACATATCTCCGGACGGAAGGTTTTTGTTTATAGCCGATGCGGAAGAAAACAAACTCGGTATTTTTGATCTTGAAGCGCTCTCTATTAAAATAATTGAAGGCTTTGGCTATTCGGTAGTGAGAGTAAGTCCGGACGGAAGCATATACACATGTGCTTATGAAAACACTGCAGAAAAAAGGTTTTACTATCTCATCAAACTCTCCTCCAATCTTCCAGACTTTTACTATACAGAAGAAAGGCGCAGACAGATAGTCAAAAATGTAGAAAGCGCATACAAGGTTCTATACAGAAAACTTTCTTCATTGGGTAGCAAAGATGGTATTGAGAATCTAAAAGAATATACGGATCTTCTCTCCCTTGATGCACCAATAAGGGAAGTTAGGGAGATCCTAAGTAAAGCCGATGGTGATATAAAAAGGGCAAAGACAAACTTATTTATAAGATCATTAAAAGAAAAACTTTTAAATGATGAAGTGCAGGAAAGTGATCTCAGAGAGCTTGAGGAACACATAAAAATCTCTGAAGGTGAAGAAAGACAAAAGCTGGAAGCCCTTAAAAGTGATCTGCTTGCGTATTTTGAAAGGAAGCTAAAGGAGAAACTTGAGAAAGTTAGCTACGCGCTAAACAAACAGGAACTTGTGGATCTCAAAACAGCAGAAAGTATAGATGAGGTGAAAGAGGCGAGAGGATTCTTTTTGAATCTTCCCAGGGATTTACAACTACAAGCACAAGAACAGCTTACGAAAATGATCCAAGAGAGGTTACTAAGTAGTAGGCTCTCACGATACAAAATAGTGATTGAGGATGGGCGGATCTTATTCGGTAGCGAAAGTATAGGAAAGTTCACAGGTGAAAAAAGGAGACTTCCATGGCGACTCCAAATTGAGGAAAAATACAATATTGACGGGCAAATGTATGTCAGGGTGAGCTTTGAGAGAGCTGATGGAATAGTGAGAGAACCAAAAAGATACTCAAATATACTAAAAGCTGAAGAACTCAAACACCCTCCCAAATGGGTAAAATCTTACTTGAGACATCTGAGTGGGCTTTTCTCTTATCAAGAGTATAGACTTCCCCTCTTTGTATCTTATGAAGAAACGCCTTGGTTTGTCCAGAATCTTGAGAAGTTTACCGCTTTGGTTAAAGAGCAACTCAAGTATCAAGAAGGTATCCTCATCCTTGAGGGTGATGCGGGTGTAGGGAAGAACTTTCTCGTGGAAGTCTTTTCCGCACTTACAGGAAGACCTCTTTATATCATCCCGTGCAACTCAAAGATGGAGAGGGAAGACATTACCTTCATGTACGAGTTTGATCCAAAAAGAGGTACAAAGAAGGTATATTCGGACCTTATAAAAGCGCTTCAGACTCCCGGAGCTGTCATCTACTTTGATGAGATAAACACGCTTCCCGCCTCCTTAGTGAAAATGTTCAACCCCTTATTTGACTACAGAAGGTACATGGTGCTGTCTTCCGGTGAGGTTGTAAAAGCAAGACACGATGTGATACTTGTAGGTGGCATGAACCCACAAAACTATTTGGGAGTTTCCGAACTTCCGCAAGACATTAAGTCAAGATCTGACATAATGTACGTGGATTATCCACCTTTTGAAGGTGAAGGGGGTTTTTACTATCCTGACGAGGCTATTATACTTAAGGATCATGTGGAGGAACTGCAAGACATCTCCTATGAGGAATTTACTTACCTTTGGTATTATGTAATAAACTCCGTTAAGACCGAATTGGGACAAAAGGTTTTAACTCCTCAAAGGGAGAGGAAACTGTTAATGATTTTTGAACTTTTGAGTATAGCCAACGCTATAAGGAGTGCATACAGATCCTACCAGATGCAGAAATCCGAAGAACCTGTGGAGTTTGTTTTTTCAATAAGGGATACTATAAGGTGTGCAAGAAGACTTGACAGGTATGGTAATGCCAAAAGAGCTGTACTTGAAACTATTCTTCCCAAAGTGAGTTCACCACTTGAGAGAGAGATCATAAAAGACATAGCAGACAGATCGTTGAGTAAACCTTAG
- the bioF gene encoding 8-amino-7-oxononanoate synthase, which translates to MDWLRTELELLKEQSLYRKRLIREGLIDFCSNDYLGLKEHPEVVEEVIRVLKEYGLGSGASQLVSGYTKEHKALEEKLSEFKKVPNCVLFGSGYLANLGTIQALTSDKDLILSDELNHASIIDACRLSKAKVLIFKHRDYSHLEELLKAHRKDYRRCLIVSDTVFSMDGDVADIKVLKKLAKEYDCMLYLDEAHATGVLGKGGRGGLEAFNENWEEFMVIMGTLSKALGSYGAFVCGSELFCEYLVNKARSLIFSTSLPPCVCAGARKAIEIIQKEPERVSKLKEVSEYIFKKLKDLDFEVLYHHTPIIPLMIYDERKAIHIRDSLFEKGMFLQAIRYPTVPLGKARLRLTGSLRYPKESLDLLFSYMRDISS; encoded by the coding sequence ATGGATTGGCTCAGGACTGAGCTGGAGCTTTTAAAAGAGCAAAGCCTATACAGGAAAAGGCTCATAAGGGAGGGTCTTATAGACTTTTGCTCTAATGACTACCTTGGACTTAAGGAACATCCAGAGGTGGTGGAAGAAGTCATTAGGGTTTTAAAAGAGTATGGACTTGGCTCTGGAGCCTCTCAGCTCGTTTCTGGCTACACAAAAGAACACAAGGCTTTGGAGGAAAAGCTTTCAGAATTCAAAAAAGTCCCTAACTGTGTGCTTTTTGGCTCGGGCTATTTGGCAAACCTTGGCACCATACAAGCCCTTACAAGCGATAAAGACTTAATTTTGAGCGATGAGCTAAACCATGCCAGCATAATAGATGCCTGCAGGCTTTCCAAGGCAAAGGTGTTAATTTTCAAGCACAGAGACTATAGCCACCTTGAAGAGCTGTTAAAGGCTCACAGAAAGGACTATAGGAGATGTCTTATTGTCAGCGATACGGTCTTTAGTATGGACGGGGATGTGGCAGACATTAAAGTGCTAAAAAAACTGGCAAAGGAATATGATTGCATGCTGTATCTTGATGAGGCACATGCAACTGGCGTGCTGGGAAAAGGCGGAAGAGGTGGGCTTGAAGCCTTTAATGAAAACTGGGAAGAGTTTATGGTTATCATGGGCACGCTTTCAAAGGCTCTTGGCTCTTATGGTGCTTTTGTATGCGGTTCTGAACTTTTCTGTGAGTATCTCGTAAATAAAGCGAGAAGTTTGATATTTTCCACATCTTTACCTCCCTGTGTGTGTGCTGGAGCGAGAAAGGCAATTGAGATAATCCAAAAAGAACCGGAAAGAGTAAGCAAGCTGAAAGAGGTTTCTGAATACATATTTAAAAAACTAAAAGATCTGGACTTTGAGGTACTTTATCACCACACACCAATAATCCCTCTGATGATTTATGATGAGAGAAAAGCTATACATATAAGAGATAGTCTTTTTGAAAAAGGTATGTTTCTCCAAGCTATAAGATATCCTACTGTCCCTTTAGGGAAGGCGAGGCTTAGACTTACGGGTAGTTTAAGATACCCAAAAGAAAGTCTGGATCTTCTCTTCTCATATATGAGGGATATAAGTTCCTAA
- a CDS encoding CZB domain-containing protein, which yields MDIRLYISQHELYPKKLKLAIKNKRPFAHKECCRDTKTNCCAFGERFYTEIMPRLEGFPEEIRQIVLQIEDKHCQFHEIGKKIDIQNPDMELVKKMEDITFEVHKLLLRLEKKLNGLAQD from the coding sequence ATGGATATAAGGCTTTATATAAGTCAGCATGAGCTTTATCCAAAAAAGCTAAAGCTGGCAATTAAAAATAAACGCCCTTTTGCCCACAAGGAATGCTGCAGAGACACAAAGACAAACTGCTGTGCTTTTGGTGAAAGGTTTTATACAGAAATCATGCCAAGGCTTGAAGGGTTTCCAGAAGAAATAAGGCAAATAGTTCTTCAAATTGAGGACAAGCACTGCCAGTTTCACGAAATAGGCAAGAAGATAGACATTCAAAACCCAGACATGGAGCTGGTAAAAAAGATGGAAGACATTACTTTTGAGGTACATAAATTGCTCTTGAGACTTGAAAAAAAGCTCAATGGATTGGCTCAGGACTGA
- a CDS encoding DsbC family protein, with protein sequence MIKKLGIVLSGAIFFAVSSSCGVGSAKCPTKDAIKNSVKELIPQDFTVESVSGVKEISGLCEVVIKIGAQPLVFYTDSTANYVVAGNIISLKDKKNITRERQQEFMKVSQDQLKELEKHVNFTYGQGKKFIYYITDPDCPFCKKSEPTIEEWAKKNNVQVKVILFPLPIHPEAFGKSVALVCDKKGWDELVKGYNSKNQCDEGKKVITDNLQFLSQLGVNGTPTFIGMNGKMQSGVPTEEDLNKLVN encoded by the coding sequence ATGATAAAAAAGTTAGGTATTGTATTATCTGGAGCGATTTTCTTTGCAGTTTCTTCGTCATGCGGTGTAGGTTCTGCCAAGTGTCCCACTAAGGATGCTATTAAAAATTCGGTAAAGGAGCTTATACCACAGGACTTTACCGTTGAGTCTGTCTCCGGAGTTAAAGAAATAAGCGGACTTTGTGAGGTAGTTATCAAAATAGGTGCGCAACCTTTAGTATTTTATACGGATAGCACCGCTAATTATGTGGTTGCGGGTAATATAATAAGCCTTAAAGATAAGAAGAATATCACAAGAGAGCGTCAACAGGAGTTTATGAAAGTCTCGCAAGACCAGCTTAAAGAGCTTGAAAAGCATGTAAATTTCACTTACGGACAAGGTAAAAAGTTCATTTACTACATAACCGATCCAGATTGCCCCTTCTGTAAAAAGAGCGAGCCTACCATAGAGGAATGGGCAAAAAAGAACAACGTGCAGGTAAAGGTAATTCTGTTCCCACTACCTATACATCCAGAAGCCTTTGGGAAATCGGTAGCTTTGGTGTGCGACAAAAAAGGATGGGATGAACTTGTAAAGGGTTATAACTCAAAAAATCAGTGTGATGAAGGCAAAAAAGTGATTACGGATAATCTGCAGTTTCTCAGTCAGCTCGGCGTCAACGGTACACCTACGTTTATAGGCATGAACGGTAAAATGCAGTCAGGCGTGCCAACGGAGGAGGATTTAAACAAGCTGGTAAATTAA
- a CDS encoding DeoR family transcriptional regulator: MDRKEKILELIQQGYDNVKALSQYFGVSLMTIYRDVRELEREGKIVRKHGELRLRTEEELKEEKKDVCAYCTKAVDRRLEFIYYLKNRKIKACCAHCGLLLYKDIKEDEVEACMTWDFITGNPISCYSAWYVVGSSALPCCSPSAIAFANREDAEKFAKGYGGAVMDFEKAVEGIRDLMKRGQRVGIDIKT, encoded by the coding sequence ATGGACAGAAAGGAAAAGATACTTGAGCTTATACAGCAGGGCTACGACAACGTAAAGGCTCTTTCACAGTACTTTGGAGTTTCTCTTATGACCATTTACAGGGATGTTAGAGAACTGGAAAGGGAAGGGAAGATAGTTAGAAAGCACGGAGAGTTGAGATTGAGAACTGAAGAAGAACTAAAAGAAGAGAAGAAGGATGTTTGCGCTTACTGTACGAAAGCGGTAGATAGAAGACTTGAATTTATATACTATCTTAAAAACAGGAAGATTAAGGCGTGTTGTGCTCACTGCGGTCTTTTACTCTATAAAGACATAAAGGAAGATGAAGTTGAGGCGTGTATGACGTGGGATTTCATAACCGGAAACCCGATAAGCTGTTATTCGGCATGGTATGTAGTGGGATCTTCCGCTTTACCGTGCTGTAGTCCATCGGCAATAGCCTTTGCTAATAGGGAGGATGCTGAAAAGTTTGCTAAAGGTTATGGTGGTGCGGTGATGGATTTTGAAAAAGCCGTTGAAGGTATAAGGGATCTGATGAAAAGAGGACAGCGGGTGGGTATAGATATAAAAACATGA
- a CDS encoding M23 family metallopeptidase yields the protein MKKLLLAFALGGFFCKSIVDSSPLGVGGPTKDTFEFTPEKDLKKEEDFDTQSVDKIIAVESSVEKAMKELLDVKTVDTVKPDIWPVIGLITSDYGWRRMGRVKEFHPGIDISVPYSTPVSVASDGRVIYAGWLSGYGKTVIVYHGYGFVTLYAHLSDISVDYGDKVVKGQIIGKVGMTGRTTGPHLHYEVIRYGIRQNPIAYLP from the coding sequence ATGAAAAAGTTGCTTCTGGCGTTTGCGCTCGGAGGTTTCTTTTGTAAGTCTATTGTTGATAGTTCCCCCTTAGGTGTTGGTGGACCTACAAAGGACACCTTTGAGTTCACTCCGGAAAAGGATCTTAAAAAGGAGGAGGATTTTGATACTCAGAGCGTGGATAAGATCATAGCGGTAGAATCCTCCGTAGAAAAGGCTATGAAGGAGCTTCTTGACGTAAAAACTGTTGATACCGTGAAGCCTGACATCTGGCCTGTGATTGGGCTTATCACATCCGATTATGGGTGGAGACGGATGGGTAGAGTAAAGGAGTTTCATCCGGGTATTGACATATCTGTTCCATACTCTACACCTGTGAGTGTTGCTTCTGATGGGAGGGTCATATATGCAGGATGGCTGAGCGGATATGGAAAAACCGTAATAGTGTATCATGGGTACGGCTTTGTAACACTTTATGCACACCTTTCGGATATATCGGTAGATTACGGGGACAAAGTTGTAAAGGGGCAGATAATAGGCAAAGTCGGTATGACGGGAAGAACTACAGGACCACACCTTCATTATGAAGTTATAAGATACGGTATAAGACAGAATCCCATCGCTTATCTGCCGTAG
- a CDS encoding menaquinone biosynthesis decarboxylase, whose protein sequence is MPYKDLREFLKLLEEEGELARIRESVSPILEITEITDRVSKMPGGGKALLFERVENYHVPVLTNMLGSEKRIKLALGYENLEEIGWKLYKLLRPEIPHTFLDKIKKLPELKKLNDALPKMVKDGPVKENLRMDKIDVLEFPILKCWPEDGGRYITFGQVITKDPESKIRNVGLYRIQVLSPTELALHWQIHKDGNHHYWKAKRLGKRLDVAIAIGGDPLLSYVASAPLPPEVDEYLFAGIIREEGVELVKGATIDIEYPANAEIVIEGYVDPSEPLVDEGPFGDHTGFYTPVDKYPKMHITAIAHRNNPIYLATIVGIPPQEDKYLGWATERIFLPLIRFNLPEVVDYHLPAEGCFHNFCFVSIKKRYPGHAFKVAYALLGLGLMSLEKVIVVFDEWVNVHNIGEVLWVWGNNMDPSRDILILKGPIDVLDHSTNEVGFGGKMIVDATTKWKEEGYTREWPKLIEMTKEVKEKVDKIWDRIKYYIDGNYRRT, encoded by the coding sequence ATGCCATACAAAGACTTGAGAGAATTTTTAAAACTTCTTGAAGAGGAAGGGGAACTTGCTCGCATAAGGGAATCTGTTTCTCCCATACTTGAAATAACTGAAATAACAGATAGAGTGAGCAAAATGCCGGGCGGAGGAAAGGCACTTCTCTTTGAAAGAGTGGAAAACTACCATGTTCCTGTACTCACCAATATGCTTGGTTCAGAAAAGAGGATAAAACTCGCCTTAGGATACGAAAACCTTGAAGAAATCGGCTGGAAGCTTTATAAACTCTTAAGACCCGAGATTCCGCACACCTTTCTTGACAAGATCAAAAAGCTTCCTGAGCTTAAAAAGCTAAACGACGCTTTACCTAAAATGGTAAAGGACGGACCTGTAAAGGAGAATTTAAGGATGGATAAAATTGATGTACTCGAGTTCCCTATACTTAAGTGTTGGCCAGAAGATGGCGGTCGCTATATCACCTTCGGGCAAGTTATCACAAAAGATCCGGAGAGCAAAATAAGGAACGTGGGGCTTTACAGAATTCAGGTACTATCTCCAACGGAGCTGGCTTTACATTGGCAGATCCACAAAGATGGAAACCATCACTATTGGAAGGCAAAAAGGCTCGGTAAGAGGCTTGATGTGGCTATAGCTATAGGTGGCGATCCGCTTCTCTCTTACGTAGCCTCTGCACCGCTACCCCCTGAGGTGGATGAATACCTTTTTGCTGGTATCATAAGGGAGGAAGGTGTGGAATTGGTAAAAGGTGCAACCATAGACATTGAGTATCCAGCTAATGCGGAAATAGTAATAGAAGGTTACGTAGATCCTTCTGAACCACTCGTGGATGAAGGACCTTTTGGAGATCACACGGGCTTTTACACACCCGTTGATAAATATCCCAAGATGCACATAACCGCCATAGCTCATAGGAATAACCCCATATACCTTGCCACGATAGTGGGGATACCACCTCAAGAGGATAAGTATTTAGGTTGGGCTACCGAGCGTATATTCCTTCCCCTCATAAGGTTTAACCTTCCGGAAGTCGTGGATTACCATCTACCAGCCGAGGGTTGTTTCCACAACTTCTGTTTCGTATCAATAAAGAAAAGATACCCAGGACACGCTTTCAAGGTGGCTTACGCTCTTTTAGGTCTGGGTCTTATGTCATTGGAAAAGGTAATAGTTGTATTTGATGAGTGGGTGAACGTGCATAATATTGGGGAAGTCCTTTGGGTTTGGGGAAACAACATGGATCCATCAAGGGATATTCTCATACTCAAAGGTCCTATAGATGTGCTTGATCACTCTACCAATGAGGTGGGCTTTGGAGGTAAGATGATCGTGGATGCAACTACCAAGTGGAAGGAAGAAGGCTACACGAGAGAGTGGCCAAAGCTTATAGAGATGACAAAAGAAGTAAAGGAAAAGGTGGACAAAATTTGGGACAGAATAAAATACTATATAGATGGAAACTATAGAAGAACTTAA
- a CDS encoding protoglobin domain-containing protein, producing METIEELKVHYGWTKEDEDNLSQISWIGERYKEEFIEEFYRYLENFSDTSKYLPDEATRKRHKEKVKDWFASLFTSRYDARYLRRLYRIGETHVRIGLPPHYVQASMNFVRNYIADKLNKEMGCTPEMNRILKSVNKALDINLDVMINSFREEELRLYLAAGKYQRILIENIRRVSWFFDTFIILTLAVVGVFLIFWILYEVWLALSGSLPLERGGLSILGSVLVLYAISELLTEEIRHIRGSALSLKVFVGVALAAVIRKVLVISLSPEKVQELITLSAVTLALGIVFWLIYRVESRI from the coding sequence ATGGAAACTATAGAAGAACTTAAAGTACATTATGGCTGGACTAAAGAGGATGAGGATAATCTATCCCAAATATCGTGGATAGGAGAAAGATACAAAGAAGAATTTATTGAGGAGTTTTATAGGTACCTGGAAAACTTTTCAGATACCAGTAAGTACCTTCCTGATGAAGCGACGAGAAAAAGACACAAGGAAAAAGTAAAGGACTGGTTTGCTTCCCTTTTCACATCCAGATATGACGCTCGGTACCTGAGAAGGCTTTACAGGATAGGAGAAACACATGTGAGAATAGGGCTTCCTCCACATTATGTTCAGGCTTCCATGAACTTTGTGAGGAACTACATAGCGGACAAGCTGAATAAGGAAATGGGATGTACCCCTGAGATGAACAGAATACTTAAGTCCGTAAATAAGGCACTGGACATCAATCTTGATGTGATGATAAACTCTTTCAGGGAGGAAGAACTTCGCCTTTATCTTGCAGCTGGCAAGTACCAGAGAATTCTTATTGAAAATATAAGAAGGGTATCTTGGTTTTTTGATACTTTTATAATCCTCACCTTAGCGGTAGTTGGTGTATTTCTCATTTTTTGGATATTGTATGAAGTTTGGCTTGCATTGAGCGGAAGTCTGCCTCTGGAGAGAGGAGGACTTAGCATATTAGGTTCAGTTCTGGTTCTCTATGCCATATCTGAGCTTCTTACGGAAGAGATAAGGCATATAAGGGGATCCGCCTTGAGCTTGAAAGTTTTTGTCGGAGTAGCCCTCGCAGCAGTCATAAGAAAGGTATTAGTTATATCGCTATCACCTGAAAAGGTGCAGGAACTTATAACCCTTTCAGCGGTGACGCTCGCCTTAGGTATCGTCTTTTGGCTCATTTACAGAGTTGAGTCAAGGATCTGA
- the miaA gene encoding tRNA (adenosine(37)-N6)-dimethylallyltransferase MiaA: MILLIGGPTASGKSSIACKLAQILNTEIVSADSMSVYKYMNIGTAKPLECMKEVRHHLVDILDPGEIFDAKMFEKMAYEAIKDIERRGKLPIVCGGTYLYIQALLYGIEETPPPDWSLRERLYSVLKRKGSIYMYEKLKVIDKKYALKISPKDSRRIVRALEVFLQTGKPFSSFHRWEKPRLEFIGFYIKWSWDVLSQRIENRVRHMFSEGLTQEVRKLLEMGFESFITSAQAIGYKEVVPYVKGMISLEEAMQNVIKNTKAYAKRQIRWFKRQGWIVVDTEKLGIDGSVNFIIQILDSTL; encoded by the coding sequence ATGATATTGCTTATAGGGGGACCAACAGCAAGCGGAAAATCTTCCATAGCATGTAAGTTGGCACAGATACTCAACACGGAAATAGTAAGCGCCGATTCTATGAGCGTGTATAAGTACATGAATATAGGTACCGCAAAACCTTTGGAGTGTATGAAGGAGGTAAGACATCACCTCGTTGATATACTTGATCCCGGAGAAATTTTTGACGCAAAGATGTTTGAAAAGATGGCTTATGAGGCTATAAAGGATATAGAAAGGAGAGGGAAGCTTCCTATAGTGTGCGGAGGTACATACCTTTACATACAGGCTCTCCTTTACGGTATAGAGGAAACCCCACCGCCAGATTGGTCATTAAGGGAAAGGTTGTACAGTGTATTAAAAAGGAAGGGAAGCATTTATATGTACGAAAAGCTCAAGGTTATTGATAAAAAATATGCTCTCAAAATCTCACCTAAGGATAGCAGGAGGATAGTGAGGGCTTTGGAAGTTTTTCTTCAGACAGGTAAACCTTTTTCTTCCTTTCACCGGTGGGAAAAGCCCAGGTTAGAATTTATAGGTTTTTATATTAAGTGGAGCTGGGATGTCCTCTCACAAAGAATAGAGAACAGGGTAAGACATATGTTTAGTGAAGGTCTTACTCAGGAGGTGAGAAAGCTCTTGGAGATGGGATTTGAAAGTTTTATCACTTCAGCACAAGCGATAGGCTATAAAGAGGTTGTACCTTACGTGAAAGGTATGATAAGCCTGGAAGAAGCTATGCAAAATGTGATTAAAAACACAAAAGCATACGCCAAGAGGCAGATAAGATGGTTCAAGAGACAGGGATGGATTGTGGTGGATACTGAAAAACTCGGTATTGATGGTAGTGTAAACTTCATAATTCAGATCCTTGACTCAACTCTGTAA
- a CDS encoding Trm112 family protein — MLDEELLKILACPRCKGDLIYDREKNILICNDCRVFYPIEDDIPILLIDASKPLEELRQAHREHLQ; from the coding sequence ATGCTGGATGAAGAGCTTTTAAAGATACTCGCATGTCCCAGATGTAAGGGAGACTTAATTTACGATAGAGAAAAGAATATACTTATATGTAATGACTGCAGGGTATTTTACCCTATTGAGGATGATATTCCTATTTTACTCATAGATGCTTCAAAACCTCTTGAAGAGTTAAGGCAAGCTCATCGGGAGCATTTACA